A single region of the Drosophila miranda strain MSH22 chromosome 2, D.miranda_PacBio2.1, whole genome shotgun sequence genome encodes:
- the LOC108156578 gene encoding uncharacterized protein LOC108156578: MSGPNTKQQLRGILKAARTSHQSSVAGSVNPDDEPSTSRQAQDGRSRQSKSITAVDSNGTLCKQGAIECHVPNSSDDSINGVDVASVRDLESSHKYVSSIRTDDWNCWTETQSNSESVYPADSLYTADPVVTVDRLYPMAPSPDRGSFWSGFASSLCDWFKCIAAGFGLTGQEATSAWYKHCWDTLASDSTPPRSG, translated from the coding sequence ATGTCCGGACCGAATACAAAGCAACAGCTGCGCGGAATCCTCAAGGCTGCCAGAACCAGCCACCAGTCGAGCGTTGCGGGTTCGGTGAATCCTGACGACGAGCCCAGCACCTCGAGGCAGGCCCAAGATGGTCGGAGTCGTCAATCGAAGTCGATAACGGCCGTCGACTCTAATGGTACTCTCTGCAAGCAGGGTGCCATCGAATGCCATGTGCCCAACAGCTCGGACGACAGCATCAATGGTGTGGACGTGGCTTCCGTCCGGGACCTGGAGAGCAGTCACAAATATGTGTCCAGCATTCGCACGGATGACTGGAACTGCTGGACTGAAACGCAAAGCAATAGCGAATCGGTGTATCCGGCGGACTCGTTGTACACAGCCGATCCGGTCGTTACAGTGGATCGTCTCTATCCGATGGCCCCCAGCCCCGACCGTGGGAGCTTCTGGAGCGGCTTTGCCAGCAGCCTCTGCGACTGGTTCAAGTGCATTGCCGCCGGCTTTGGTCTGACTGGCCAGGAGGCGACCTCGGCCTGGTACAAGCACTGCTGGGACACTCTCGCATCCGACTCTACACCACCACGCTCAGGCTGA
- the LOC108156577 gene encoding uncharacterized protein LOC108156577, which yields MCYESQEKNAHFVAYFAIVYSFVSMILECIKQYEQWFLVFYIVTSCVVILAAIVLLLGIKYNKKFLVMVWIVVAIVCGVLFIVANIILLTKLSETADIVNTSVKLAFHPALFAVWLWISIVYYGTL from the exons ATGTGTTACGAAAGCCAAGAAAAAAATGCACATTTCGTCGCATATTTTGCGATAGTCTATTCATTTGTGTCCATGATTTTGGAATGCATAAAAC AATATGAACAGTGGTTTTTGGTGTTTTACATTGTTACCAGTTGTGTGGTTATCCTAGCCGCCATTGTTCTGCTCCTAGGAATTAAATAT AATAAGAAGTTTCTTGTGATGGTATGGATCGTGGTAGCGATCGTGTGCGGAGTCCTTTTTATCGTTGCAAACATCATACTTCTAACGAAACTTTCTGAAACGGCTGACATTGTTAACACCTCAGTGAAACTTGCCTTCCATCCCG CGCTTTTTGCAGTTTGGCTTTGGATATCAATTGTATACTATGGGACGCTCTGA